Genomic window (Cucurbita pepo subsp. pepo cultivar mu-cu-16 unplaced genomic scaffold, ASM280686v2 Cp4.1_scaffold002910, whole genome shotgun sequence):
GTTTGTGGCCATTATCATTTTGACCTACAGTTTTACCAGTTTCaagtttaatatatttctcTCGGAAAACAAAATGTTTGTAAGAAATTCCAAATAAGATCTAAGACAAACAATCAAGTCTTAGCACAGTCGACAACAAGATCTAAGGCCCTATACTTTCCATTTCAGCTAGTTATATGACATCACATCATCACACAGTAAACAAAAAATCCGGACATACCTTGCCAAGCTGATCAAATCCATCAAGCTGATTAAGTAATTCCATCAATGTACGCTGAATTTCACGATCTGCACTTGTTCCCTCACTGAATCTCCGCCCACCAATGGCATCAATCTCATCCATAAAAATTATGCAGGGCTAAGCACAAAAAGGGATGGTGCATGAGCTAAGAAACAGCTTTCTTAATAGTTCATACAAAGAGATGTTCATACCACATAAAAACATACCTGGTGATCACGTGCATATCCAAACATCTCCCGTATTAACCTTGCGCTTTCTCCAATGTACTTATCAATTATGGCACTTGATACAACCTATACTTCAacgaagagaagagagaagctAGATGCTAAAATTTAGCTGGGAAAGAGGGAAATATTAAAGTCCTTTCTGCACATGGAGAAAATTCTACCTTTAAGAAGTTGGCATCTATGTTACTCGCAATTGCTCTGGCCAACAATGTCTTGCCAGTACCAGGAGGACCATAGAGAAGCACACCCTTTAAGTGAAAAGTGAACAAATAACGtgagtaaacaaaaaaaccgCAATTTGGTAATTACATCAAAGCGATAGAGAGATAGTACCTTAGGAGGTTTGATGCCAACCCTAAGGAAAAGCTCGGGATTCATGAGAGGTAGCTCAATAGACTCCCTCAATTCTCTAATCTGATCGGACAAACCGCCCACAGCAGAATAGCTAACATTACCCGGATCTTCATGCAGCATATTATACACAACTGGATCTACCTAGCAGATACAATCACATCAAAACATTTAGGGCAATCATACATTTGAGGATAgtatataacttttattttcccttGAAAAATCTAACTTACTTCTCGTGGAAGAGCCCTCATA
Coding sequences:
- the LOC111786821 gene encoding 26S proteasome regulatory subunit S10B homolog B-like, with amino-acid sequence MTTLTIMRALPREVDPVVYNMLHEDPGNVSYSAVGGLSDQIRELRESIELPLMNPELFLRVGIKPPKGVLLYGPPGTGKTLLARAIASNIDANFLKVVSSAIIDKYIGESARLIREMFGYARDHQPCIIFMDEIDAIGGRRFSEGTSADREIQRTLMELLNQLDGFDQLGKVKMIMAT